In the Bacillota bacterium genome, CTTCGCGGATGGAGAAGCTCACGCCGTCCACTGCGTGCACAAAGAGCTGGCTGCGGCGCAACAGGCCACCGCGCACCGGGTAGAGCTTTCGCACCTGTTCGACCTGAACCAGCGTGCCGACCGCCTGGGCCACCGGCGCCGTCTTTGCCACCGCAGTCATGCCGCGCCACCCCCTGCCTGCGAAGCCGACGCCGCGGCCGCCCTGGCCTCGAAGTCCGCCCGCACGTCCTGGCCCGAAAGCGGATGCCAGCACGCCACGATGTGGCCCGCTCCATCACCGGCCGCTTCAAGCGGCGGCATCTTTGCCCGGCACTCTTCTGTAGCATATGGGCAGCGGGGGTGGAAAGGGCAGCCCGCCGGCGGTGATAGCAGGTTGGGCGGCTCTCCCGGGATGGTTACCAGCTCCCGCTTGGGCCCGTACAGGGTCGGGAAGGAGGCCATCAGCCCTCCGGTGTACGGGTGGCGCGCCCGCTTGAAGACGTCCGAAGCGCGGCCCACCTCTACCAGCCGCCCGGCGTACATCACCGCCACCCGGTCGCTGACTTCGGCAATGACCGCCACGTCATGCGAGATGTAGATCATCGTCATGCCGAGCCTGCGCCGCACGGCATCCAGCTCTTCCAGGATCTTCTCCTGGACGATGACGTCCAGGGCCGTCGTCGGCTCGTCGGCAATGACGAGCCTGGGGTTGCAGGCCAGCGACATGGCGATGACGGCCCGCTGCTTCATGCCGCCGCTGTACTCGTGGGGGTAATGGTCCATCCGGTCGGGCGCCAGCCCCACCAGGTTGAAGAGCTCGGCGATGCGCTCCCGGGCCTGCTGGCGGCTGGCGTGGGGCTCGTGGGTCTGGATGACCTCCGCGATCTGGTCGCCGACGGTGTAGACGGGGTTCCAGGAGTTCATGGCGGCCTGGAAGATCATGGCCACCTTCCGCCACCGCACCGACCGCATCTGCCGTTCGGACAGCGTCACGAGGTCGCTGCCGTCCAGGTAGATGTGGCCTCCGGTGATACGGGCGTTGTCGGGCAGGAGCTTCATGATGGAGACGGCAAGCGATGTCTTGCCCGACCCCGACTCCCCCACGATGCCCAGCGACTCGCCCGCCTCGAGCGTGAGATCCACATCCTGTACGGCACGGATGGGACCGCGGCGCGTGGTGTACTGCATGTTGAGGCTTTCGATCTTAAGCAGCGGCAACGACAGCGTCACCTCTTCCGGAGCCGGGGGTTAACCACTTCGTCGAGCCCGCGCCCCACCAGGTAGAACGCGGCGCACAGCGCCGTGATGGCCAGCCCGGCCGGCAGCCACAACCACCAGAACTTGTCAAACATGAGCAGGTAGCCGCCGGTCTCCGCCGTGTTGATCATGAGCCCCCAGCTGATGCGGACGTTGAGCAACCCGAAGAACGAGAGGGTGGCCTCGGACAGGATGGCGCTGGTCACGTTGAACATCATGTAGAGGAACGACAGGGGCATCACGTTGGGGATGATGTGCTTGCGGATGACCCACCAGGGGCTCCCGCCCGCAAGCCGGGCCGCCTCGACGTAGGGACGCACCGAAACGGACAGCGCCTGCGACTTGATGATGATGGTGATGCCGCCAAAGCCGGACAGAAGCCCGATGATGATGGCCAGGTCGAACAGGTCGATCTCGAAGAGCGCCCCGAGCACCAGGAGGAAGGCGATGAACGGAAAGAGGAGCAACAGGTCCGCGAGCCGCATGAACAGGGTGTCGACCCAGCCGCCGAAGTAGGCCGAGATGGTTCCCACCGACGTCCCGATGACCACGCTGATCACGGCCGAGACGACGCCCAATACGAACTCCCAGCGGGTGCTGTACATGAGCTGGCTCAGGACGTCCCGTCCGTAAGGATCCGTCCCCAGCAGGTGCCCTCGCGTCGGCGCAGACGGATGCAGGATCATCGGATCGTAGCCGGTGACGGGGTCATAGACATGGGCTGGCCACACGGTGGCCATCAGGATCGGGTGGGCGAGCGCGAACAGGCCGAAGAAGATGATGATGGCCAACCCCGTGGGCCCGATGCGACTCGCCCGGAAGACATCCCAGTTTTCTCGCAAGCCCCGCTTCCAAAGCCGCCACCTGACCTGCCAGATGTTCACCGGGACCGTGCCGGGTGCCATAGGAGCCGTTGCCTGTGCCATGACGAGTGCTGTGTCACCCCTACTCCGCGGCCGTCACTTCCCCGCCCACGACACGCAGGCGGGGGTCAAGCAGGGCGTGCAGGATGTCGGCCACAATGTGAGCCACGACCACGAATATTCCGGTGAACGCAAATGCGCCAGTGGCCAGCGGGTAGTCATACAGCCGGGCCGCCTCGAGAAGGGTGAGTCCCAGCCCGGGCCAGGAGAAGACCGTCTCCGTGACGATCCCGCCGCTCACCACGAAGCCGATGCTGAGGGTGAGGCTGGTGATCACGGGAAGAAGCGCCGTGCGTGCGGCGTACCGGTCGCGCACCGTCCGTTCCGGCAGACCCCGGGCACGGGCCGCCATCACGTAATCTTCCCGGATGGTCTCCAGCATCGAGTCCCGCATGAGCAGCATGCTCCCGCCGAAGCTGACCAGCGATAGAGTCGCCACAGGGAGCACCATGTGCGACAGGATGTCCAGGGCGTAGCGTGCCAGCCCCGACTGAGCCCACCACGCCCCGGTCGCCAGCAGCCCCCCGCCCCACAGCCCGATTTCGGTCAGGACGC is a window encoding:
- a CDS encoding ABC transporter ATP-binding protein, which produces MPLLKIESLNMQYTTRRGPIRAVQDVDLTLEAGESLGIVGESGSGKTSLAVSIMKLLPDNARITGGHIYLDGSDLVTLSERQMRSVRWRKVAMIFQAAMNSWNPVYTVGDQIAEVIQTHEPHASRQQARERIAELFNLVGLAPDRMDHYPHEYSGGMKQRAVIAMSLACNPRLVIADEPTTALDVIVQEKILEELDAVRRRLGMTMIYISHDVAVIAEVSDRVAVMYAGRLVEVGRASDVFKRARHPYTGGLMASFPTLYGPKRELVTIPGEPPNLLSPPAGCPFHPRCPYATEECRAKMPPLEAAGDGAGHIVACWHPLSGQDVRADFEARAAAASASQAGGGAA
- a CDS encoding ABC transporter permease, with the translated sequence MAQATAPMAPGTVPVNIWQVRWRLWKRGLRENWDVFRASRIGPTGLAIIIFFGLFALAHPILMATVWPAHVYDPVTGYDPMILHPSAPTRGHLLGTDPYGRDVLSQLMYSTRWEFVLGVVSAVISVVIGTSVGTISAYFGGWVDTLFMRLADLLLLFPFIAFLLVLGALFEIDLFDLAIIIGLLSGFGGITIIIKSQALSVSVRPYVEAARLAGGSPWWVIRKHIIPNVMPLSFLYMMFNVTSAILSEATLSFFGLLNVRISWGLMINTAETGGYLLMFDKFWWLWLPAGLAITALCAAFYLVGRGLDEVVNPRLRKR